The following coding sequences lie in one Eremothecium sinecaudum strain ATCC 58844 chromosome IV, complete sequence genomic window:
- the RPL23A gene encoding 60S ribosomal protein uL14 (Syntenic homolog of Ashbya gossypii AGL288W; Syntenic homolog of Saccharomyces cerevisiae YBL087C (RPL23A) and YER117W (RPL23B); 1-intron in Ashbya gossypii) yields the protein MSGNGAQGTKFRISLGLPTGAIMNCADNSGARNLYIMAVKGSGSRLNRLPAASLGDMVMATVKKGKPELRKKVMPAIVVRQSKPWRRKDGVYLYFEDNAGVIANPKGEMKGSAITGPVGKECADLWPRIASNSGVVV from the exons ATTTCT CTAGGTTTGCCAACCGGCGCCATCATGAACTGCGCTGACAACTCTGGTGCCAGAAACTTGTACATCATGGCTGTCAAGGGTTCTGGTTCCAGATTGAACAGATTGCCAGCTGCTTCCTTAGGTGATATGGTTATGGCTACTGTCAAGAAGGGTAAGCCAGAATTGAGAAAGAAGGTTATGCCAGCTATTGTTGTTAGACAATCCAAGCCATGGAGAAGAAAGGACGGTGTCTACTTATACTTTGAAGACAACGCTGGTGTCATTGCTAACCCAAAGGGTGAAATGAAGGGTTCCGCTATTACTGGTCCAGTTGGTAAGGAATGTGCCGATTTGTGGCCAAGAATTGCCTCCAACTCTGGTGTTGTTGTTTAA